The stretch of DNA TTTATCTAAAAATAGGGTATTGAGATACGAAGAAATACAGCGTCATATATCAGATGGAGATGTAATAATATCTCAAAATGCAATGAGACTTTTTATAAAAAATTTAAGAAAAAAACTACCAGATGATTTTTTAAAAAATATGCAAGGAATTGGATATTTCTGTGATACGAAAAATAATTAGAATTTAGACAAAATATTTTATAAAGACTATTAAAAATAGTCCAGCTAAAATAGTTTGTACAGTTATAATTGTTGTCATTAGTGATAAATCACCATTAAGTTGACGAGCTAATATAAATGAGCTTGGTGCTGTTGGCATGATAGCAAATAAAACTAAAATAGAAATCATTATTTCATCTAATTGAAAAGTTTTTCCTAAAAAATAGATGATTATAGGTAAAACTACAAATTTAGCTATACAACTTACACTCAAATCTTTTTTTGTACTTTTTATCTCTTTTAAAACTAAAGCATAACCAATAGATAAAAGTCCCATTGGAAGTGCTGCACTACTTAAAATTTTAAGTAAATTTCCTATACTAATTGGAATTTGTAAAGTTGAAAAATTTATCAAAGCACCAATAACACAAGAGATTATCAATGGATTTTTAAAAATAGATTTTAAAAGATACATAAAATCAATCTTATTGTTTTGTGAATATAATGCAAAAATCGTAATACAAAAAATATTTAAAATTGGAATGGCAAAAGTTATTATAATAGCTGATAAGATTAAACCATTTTGTCCAAAAATAGAGCCACTTAACGCTAAAAATACATAAGTATTAAATCGAATTCCACCTTGAACAATTGAAGTAAATGAATCATTTGTTGTTGGACTAAATTTATTAAATATCATCAAAATAATCATTGTAATAAATATAGCAAGAATAGAAACTAAAATAAAAGTTATACTATTTGCATCAAATTTTGCTTTAGATAAAGTTAAAACTAAAAGAGCTGGCATTAAAATATAATAAGTTAGTTTATCAGCCATTGGCCAAAATTCGTGAGAGGGAAAGCTTATTTTTTTAAATAAATATCCAATTACAATAAGAGAAAAAATTGGAATTAAACTTGAAAATATCTGTTCCATTTTAAATAGCTACTTTAAAAACAGCTTTGATAATTTTTTCATTTTTATCAACTTTTAAACAAGGCATATGAGCATCACTTGGATAAAAAATAGCTAATTCATTTTCTCTAATTAATAAAGATGAAGAGTTAATAGATTGCGCATGTTTAGCATAATCCAAAGACTCATTGTATTCTTGTATTATTTCAAGATTATTTATATTCTCAACTTCCATTATCTCAGTTCCATAAAAAATATATTGAATATCTATATACTTTTTATGAGACTCAAAAAAGCAATCTTTTTTATCTTTTGAAACATAAGCTTGTTCAAGAACAAAACAGTTCTCATCAAGAACTATTTTGTTACAGTCACCAATTTTTATATTTTCTAGGCTTTTATACTCTTTTGAAGATTTATCTTGCAATTTTTGAATATATGAAAATGATTTTTCAAATTTAGGATTGTTTATTTGATTTTTTATATCTTCATATTTTCCAAAAATTGCCATGATTTTCCCTAGTTTTTATTTTTTAACATCTCTTTTAAGATGATTTTTCCACCTTCAACACCTGGTTGATCATAAGTATTAATTCTTAAAAATTTCCCAACAATAGAAGTTAATAGCTCATAATAAAATAGAAGTTTTCCTATTTCATATTCGCTTATTTCTTCAATTTCAATTAAATCTATTGGAATATCTTTTTTATACTCTTTAACTGACGCAATAGTTGCATCTGCTTGAAGATTGATAAGTTCTTTAAAATCAAGATTATTTATATAATCTAAATCTTCTAACCCTTGTAATGTAATTGGAGCGATTTTTGTAGCATCTTTAAAATCTTTAATTTTTATAAATGTTACAGTTTTATCTCGTTTACCTTCAACAATTAGTTGTAAAAATGAATGTTGATCAACTGGTCCTAAAAGTCCAATTGGAGTTAAACCTTGATTTGTATTATTTACATCAATTTTACCAAGACTTTCTCCCCAAAGTTGAATATACCATTTATTAAAACCTTCAAGAAGTTGTGAATATGAAAAAATCGCATTTACATTATAAATGTCCTTATATTCATAATATGTTCTTGCTTTTTTTAGTAATTGGTTATAAAGTTCATTTTGTTCAAAAAATGATGTTGAAATTTTTCTTGCACCATTTAAAAGTTCATCAATATCAAAACCAGCAAGATGTAAAGGAACTAATCCAACATTTGATAAAACTGAAAATCTTCCACCAACATTTTTTGGAATTTCAAAAGAGTTTATTTCATTTGCTTTAGCAAATGTATTTAATTTGCTATCATCTTCTGTAATTACTAATAAATTTGATTT from Arcobacter lacus encodes:
- a CDS encoding AEC family transporter — encoded protein: MEQIFSSLIPIFSLIVIGYLFKKISFPSHEFWPMADKLTYYILMPALLVLTLSKAKFDANSITFILVSILAIFITMIILMIFNKFSPTTNDSFTSIVQGGIRFNTYVFLALSGSIFGQNGLILSAIIITFAIPILNIFCITIFALYSQNNKIDFMYLLKSIFKNPLIISCVIGALINFSTLQIPISIGNLLKILSSAALPMGLLSIGYALVLKEIKSTKKDLSVSCIAKFVVLPIIIYFLGKTFQLDEIMISILVLFAIMPTAPSSFILARQLNGDLSLMTTIITVQTILAGLFLIVFIKYFV
- a CDS encoding YhcH/YjgK/YiaL family protein; translation: MAIFGKYEDIKNQINNPKFEKSFSYIQKLQDKSSKEYKSLENIKIGDCNKIVLDENCFVLEQAYVSKDKKDCFFESHKKYIDIQYIFYGTEIMEVENINNLEIIQEYNESLDYAKHAQSINSSSLLIRENELAIFYPSDAHMPCLKVDKNEKIIKAVFKVAI
- a CDS encoding glucose-6-phosphate isomerase, producing MKNSLYYPQVSLSDEQIFTEIKKERDDIGYYSLPYVDTTNLKARLDSLSFSQKQIAVIGIGGSTLGTYAIYNFMKYNKQHNKTLKKELYFFESTDPVNLNGTIAQLNLEDTLFIVISKSGTTIETISIFKYLMSITKIDKSNLLVITEDDSKLNTFAKANEINSFEIPKNVGGRFSVLSNVGLVPLHLAGFDIDELLNGARKISTSFFEQNELYNQLLKKARTYYEYKDIYNVNAIFSYSQLLEGFNKWYIQLWGESLGKIDVNNTNQGLTPIGLLGPVDQHSFLQLIVEGKRDKTVTFIKIKDFKDATKIAPITLQGLEDLDYINNLDFKELINLQADATIASVKEYKKDIPIDLIEIEEISEYEIGKLLFYYELLTSIVGKFLRINTYDQPGVEGGKIILKEMLKNKN